The DNA sequence ATAGGTTTGGGAAGTATCATCATCCCCTAACAAATCTTCCCTAAAACAACATTAAAGCTCTTAATTGTAGGCTAACTGTGAAGGATGGGACAACATTTGCCTCAAGTCTAAGGTTGCTCATATAACTTTCTAAGCTGTAGCTTTAATAATTAATGCATACACTGCTGTGCTTCCCATTTCAGCAATGGAAATTCAAAACTAGTGTTTAATTAATGTCAGGCTGGCTTTTGACTTTAAATAGCAATATCCAAATCAAATATCTCAttcagaagaaaaataaaatggatAAACATATATTTACACTCGAAATTTAAATCTATAAAATAGTATGACGCCAGCATATAATTAGggtttaaaatatctttttcaTAATGTCCCTCTTTAAAGATGGGTCCAAGTAGAGGTgagtagtattcggttcaaactcaaaaaatcaattaaattgaattaatttaaaaattcagtttgattttttattcattttaattcgatttaatttcaaaaatttcaattatttcgattaggttcgattttaattaaaaaaattaaaaaaatgaaccgaatcgattaataataatagtatattatttttaataatatagagagattagatcatattaaaattaaaatattttaattaaatattaaaatattaaaaataaagtataaaaaataaaaaatttattaaaaatttaaatcgatcaaatcgattcaaatcaaactgattcaatttaatttaattctaatcaaattaaatcgattcgattttcataaatatcgaaattttaatttttaatttttatttaattcggttGAATTTAAAACCGACCCGACCGAGTGCCGTTAATCCCTAGCGCCAGGAGATGGTGTATGCATcttgcataatttattattaataataataataataagttgtTGATCCACATTAATTCAGGATGTATTTATAGCTTGAATAAGAAAATCAACTTGAGCAAAATCACTATTTTTAtcagaatataaaattttgaaaaacaaataataataaatgtctCAAATACTGGCCTGCCAACTGAATTACTGATtttctaatgaatttgcagATTGGAAGTTGGCCACATTTATGCATAGCCTTTTGTCAACCTTTATGCACTGGCTATAAGAGGAGAAGAACATAGTACCCATAAATGGATTTGACCCGAACCGATCTAAAATCTAccctatttaataataaattaaaattaaattgaaattgattGATTCCATTTTGCATTAAGatagattattttaaaaaaatattaaaaacttgaattattaaatttgaacAATCAAATTAGATTTGAAAACAATTAGCTTGCTGGTTGGATTTAAATCATGGGCAACATCGACCCATAATTAAATCTCTCTTTATTGCTGACAACGAATAGGTCAGTACTTGATTGCACCAAAATTGGGGGTCTAATTCCTGTTTTGGTGggggagaagaaaagcaatatTTAGGGTAGAATTGAGCTATTGCAGTCCcgtgatttaaataaaaaaatgtatttaaaatttaaactacgtaaatattaacaatttaatatttcaaattgtaaattaaaattcactaaattatttgtttttatattaAGTAATCACTGTCGGATTTCTTATATTAAGCGATCACCACTGTATTTTTTACATTTCTAATATTCGGAATGAAATTGAATTCTAAAAAAGAAAGTAGGCTCAAACTTAAGTAGATTTCACCAAATAGAGCGATTCATTAGTATATCATTCAACTCGTGATTAAAGTAGGTCGGACTGATTCAAGATTTGGATCCATCAGCGAAGAGTCTAACACCTGTGATGGGACGGAGAATAGAAGAGCGAGTCCAATTACGATATGATCCTACTAATATAcgtgttaaaaaattaaatagatgtcTGACGAAAAATAGGGTGATTCATTGGTATACCGTCCAACTCGTGATTAAAGTAGATCGGACTGATTCAAGATTTGGATCCATCAGCGAAGAGTCTAACACCTGTGATGGAACGGAGAATAGAAGAGCGAGTCCAATTACAATATGATCCTACTAATATACgcatcaaaaaattaaatagatatttgACGAAAAGAAATAAATGATTATATTCGTATGCATAGATCTACGTGATAAAAACATATGGCGATTATACgtcattagaaaataaaataaataaaataaaaaaaataaataaaaaaaatatataacctctataaaattctattttctctaaatctattttattttcttttgaattttaaaacatcataattttaaatattatcattattattaatgttatccaaataatttttaacgAAATGATAAATAGCTAATATACTATCTCACCTTTATAACTCTTATATGTAGATTAGGTGATATTTTGAAACCATTGAAATTAATGGTGCAGAAAATCAGAAGTTTCAATCAAACTAAAATCTTTAGTGGAGCACCACACAATAAACATTATCCCTAACAGTGTGCATGATGCCCATTTCCACTTGCTACCTCTTTctgcaatttttttcttttagtttcccAACTTTCCACTCCTCAAATTCTTCATATCAGGCCTATAATGCTCACTTTACCAATGACCATGCTGCATGTGATGACTGATGAATTATACAATCAAAGTGGCCAAATCTTTATCTCATCAATTTCATTTGGGTCGACAGATTGATCGAGCTGTTTAGATCAAAAGACACGTATACCAAAGTATATATGTTATTGTACACAAGACACCACAAAATAAAGTGTCATAATTGCTGCCAACCTACTCTTGAATAGGCCAACTGTCCACTAACACTGGCTCCttaaatattatctttttttttaccTTTAAATATTCACTTACATTTCCTCTATTTTCTCTCTTCATCTTCGTCTTCCTCTCAAAACCCATTTCCTAAAATCTTCTCACAAATGAAGACCTTCACTTGCTTGCTTCTCATGGCGACTTTGCTTCTCTCAGGAACAGGATCCCTCTCCTCTGCAGCCAGAACTGAACCCAACTCATCAAAGGCCAAGCACACCAATCCAAAACACAAAGCTGGTGGAAATGATGCTGGGATTGGTGGATTCTTTGGGCCTGGATCTGGGTTTGGTATGCCCGGGTTTGGAAATGGGATTATTGGTGGCGGGTATGGAGCTGGATATGGAGGTCCGAATGGAGGGTACTCAAAAGGTGGTATTATAAGGCCTACTGTGATATGCAAAGAGAGAGGTCCTTGTTACAAGAAGAAACTTACATGTCCTGCAAAGTGTTTCACTTCTTATAGCCGGTCAGGGAAGGGCTTTGGAGCCGGTGGCGGCGGTGGTGGATGCACCATGGACTGTAAGAAGAAGTGTATTGCTTATTGTTAGAGGAAGAAGAAGGCGTTGGACGGTGGCTGGCCCTAGTTTCTGCTATATATTAATACTAGTAGATGAAGAACGTGATCCGGTTTAATATCGAGTAAATGCCACGAGTGACGagtctttatatatataaactcaTTCGAGTTACTGGTTTTTCTGAGATTTTCCTTTCCCCTTTATTCTGATCTTTGGTGTTATATATAAACTCATTTGAGTTAAGCTGTTTTCTGATATTTTCCTTACCCTTTTTCTGATCTTGGTGATATATACATGTTGTATGCATCTATGTAATGAATAGCTGAGATTCGGTCATGGGATTTAAGACAATAATATAATGGATATTACATGAAAATTCAATGGCTCATAggatcttctttttttttttgtctagaCACAAAATTGGCCAAGAGGAATAAATTGGTATGGTAAGTAGGCCCCGCTAAGGGCTGGTTTTGGTTTGAAATCAGTGGTTCATTCTGATTTTTGGATTGAATTGGAATCAGTTTGAAAACAGTTTCgattgttttaatggttttggttTGTTTTCAAGTGGTCTATGGGCACTAAGACAGGGTGGGTTTCTTGTGGGTTCACTGCATGACACGAGAATTGATTGCAGGCGGCTCTCAGCTTTCGAGTTTGTTTGTATATCCCATATCCCTACAATCCACCAGACAGATACGAGACCGGACCCAAGATGACTGGACCCAAAATGACAGTTTTAATTCAAGTTTTAAGAAATCTCTTAAGTGGGCTGGCTTAAACCTTTCGGTCTTAAAATCAGGCCTCCTTTAAATCTTAATCTCTTCACCCTTTAAATCTTAATCTCTTCACCCCAACACAGTTATAAGGCCtatcagaaaagaaaataaccGGTTCATTCACCTAATAGATCTGTTTACATACGcgctagaaaaaaaattaaatggtcgttcAGTATAGAGTAGAGGTCTAACGCTTTTATACGTACGTATTCGTATGACAGAGACATATAGCCCAGTCAGATGagcatttaattat is a window from the Manihot esculenta cultivar AM560-2 chromosome 16, M.esculenta_v8, whole genome shotgun sequence genome containing:
- the LOC110603737 gene encoding glycine-rich cell wall structural protein 2, with amino-acid sequence MKTFTCLLLMATLLLSGTGSLSSAARTEPNSSKAKHTNPKHKAGGNDAGIGGFFGPGSGFGMPGFGNGIIGGGYGAGYGGPNGGYSKGGIIRPTVICKERGPCYKKKLTCPAKCFTSYSRSGKGFGAGGGGGGCTMDCKKKCIAYC